The following is a genomic window from Geminicoccus roseus DSM 18922.
CCTGTGCAGGCCCAAGCTTCTATCTCGGTAACGTTGGAACGGTCGTCATGAGGCGAGTTGTCGTAACCGGCTTGGGGATGGTCACCCCGCTGGGTACGGGTGTCGAGACCACCTGGAACAGACTCGTCGCCGGGGAATCCGGGCTTCGTCGGATCGATCGCTTCGACGTATCCGATCTTCCGGCGAAGGTCGCGGGCCTGGTTCCGCCGGACGGCGAGCCGGGCGGCTTCCGGGCGACCGACTTCATCGAGGCCAAGGAACTTCGGCGGAACGATCACTTCATCGTCCTGGGGATGGCTGCTGCTGCCGAGGCGATCCTCGACAGCGGGTTTCCGCGCGAGACCGACGAGCAGAAGAACCGGGCCGGCGTCCTGATCGGCTCGGGCATCGGGGGGCTGAACGCCATCGCCGAGAGCGCCCTGATCCTGGAGAAGCAGGGTCCGCGGCGCATCAGCCCGTTCTTCATCCCGAGCGCCCTGATCAACCTTGCCGGCGGCCAGGTCTCGATCAAGTTCGGGCTGCGCGGGCCCAACCATTCGGTGGTCACCGCCTGCTCGACCGGCGCCCATGCCATCGGTGATGCGTCCCGGTTCATCCGGGCCGGCGATGCCGACGTCATGGTGGCCGGTGGAACCGAGGCGGCGGTCAGCCGGCTGGGGATCGCCGGGTTCGCGGCGGCGCGCGCCCTCTCGACTGCCTACAACGACTCGCCGGAGAAGGCCTCGCGTCCATGGGACAAGGGGCGCGACGGGTTCGTGATGGCCGAAGGGGCGGGCGTGGTCGTGCTCGAGGAATACGAGCATGCGAAGGCGCGCGGCGCCAAGATCTATGCCGAGATCAAGGGCTATGGCCTGTCCGGTGACGCCTACCATGTGACGGCGCCGATGCCGGATGGTGACGGCGGCTTCCGGTCGATGTCGGCGGCCCTGCGCAATGCCGGCCTCACGCCGGACGACATCGACTACGTGAACGCGCACGGCACCAGCACCCCACTGGGCGACGAGATCGAGCTCGGCGCGGTCAAGCGCCTGTTCGGCGACGCGGCCGGTAGGATCTCGATGTCGTCGACCAAGTCGGCGGTCGGTCACCTGCTGGGTGCGGCGGGGTCGGTCGAGGCGATCTTCTCGATCCTGGCGCTTCGCCACGGCATCGCCCCGCCGACGCTCAACCTGGAGAACCCGGAGGAAGCCGCCCAGGGCGTCGACCTGGTGCCGCTGAAGGCCCGGGAGAGGCGCATCCGCAACGCGCTTTCCAACAGCTTCGGGTTTGGCGGCACCAACGCCTCGCTGATCATCGGCACGCCGGACTGACGTGGCGATCTTGAGCCGAGGACGTGTCGTCCTGCTGAGCTTGGGACTGGCCCTGGCCACTATCCTGGTGGTCGGGGCCTTTCTCGTTCATCGGCACCTCGAGACCTGGCTGGTCACGCCCGGTCCCCTGGCCCAGGATACCGAGCTGGTGATCCCTCGCGGCGCGGGACTGGCCGGTATCGCGGGCCGCCTGCAGGACGCGGGCGTGATCGACGATGCCCTGCGCCTTCGCGTGGCGACCCGCTTGTCGGGGCAGGACCGTGTCCTGCAGGCCGGCGAGTACCGGTTCCCGGCGCAGGTGACCCCGGCGGCGGCGCTGGCGATGATCGAGGCGGGCGACCGGATCCTCCACCGGATCACCGTGCCCGAGGGCCACACCATCCGCGAGGTGTGGGCGCTGCTCGAGCAGGACAACCGGCTGGACGGCGACATGCCGCCGATGCCGCCGGAGGGCGGCGTCCTGCCGGAAACCTATTTCTTCGAGCGGGGCGAGCAGCGCGCGGCGGTGGCGAAGCGGATGGAAGCCGCCATGCGGCAGGCACTGGAGGAGATCTGGGCCGAGCGCCAGGAGGACCTGCCCTTCGACACGCTGGAAGAGGCGGTGACGCTGGCATCGATCGTGGAGAAGGAGACCGCGGTCGCGTCGGAGTATACGACGGTGGCCGGGGTCTATGTGAACCGGCTGCGCCTGGGCATGCCGCTGCAGGCCGACCCGACGGTGATCTATGCGCTCACCAAGGGCCAGTCGGAACTCGGGCGGGCGCTGACCCGCAAGGACCTGCAGGTCGACGACGACTACAACACCTACCAGCGCAAGGGTCTGCCGCCCGGGCCGATCGCACTGCCCGGCCGGGGTGCGCTGGAGGCGGCGGTCCGCCCGGCGGAAACGGACTACATTTACTTTGTGGCCGACGGCAGCGGCGGCCATGCGTTCGCCCGCACCCTGACGGAGCACAACGCCAACGTGCGCAACTGGCGGCGAGTGCAGCGGGCGGCGGACTAGCTCACTCCTTGGGCGTCTGCCGCATCAGGATCGCATTGCGCAGCGCCGCCGGCAGGCTGCCGGTCAGCCGTGCCAGCAAGTAGGTCGGCAGCGGGAACGCGATCCGCGCCCGCCTCGCCTCCAGCCCGGCATCGATGATCCGGGCGGCCCGCTCCGCATCCATCAGGAACGGCATCTTGAATCGGTTCACCCGGGTGAGCGGCGTGTCCACG
Proteins encoded in this region:
- the fabF gene encoding beta-ketoacyl-ACP synthase II, with product MRRVVVTGLGMVTPLGTGVETTWNRLVAGESGLRRIDRFDVSDLPAKVAGLVPPDGEPGGFRATDFIEAKELRRNDHFIVLGMAAAAEAILDSGFPRETDEQKNRAGVLIGSGIGGLNAIAESALILEKQGPRRISPFFIPSALINLAGGQVSIKFGLRGPNHSVVTACSTGAHAIGDASRFIRAGDADVMVAGGTEAAVSRLGIAGFAAARALSTAYNDSPEKASRPWDKGRDGFVMAEGAGVVVLEEYEHAKARGAKIYAEIKGYGLSGDAYHVTAPMPDGDGGFRSMSAALRNAGLTPDDIDYVNAHGTSTPLGDEIELGAVKRLFGDAAGRISMSSTKSAVGHLLGAAGSVEAIFSILALRHGIAPPTLNLENPEEAAQGVDLVPLKARERRIRNALSNSFGFGGTNASLIIGTPD
- the mltG gene encoding endolytic transglycosylase MltG; this translates as MSRGRVVLLSLGLALATILVVGAFLVHRHLETWLVTPGPLAQDTELVIPRGAGLAGIAGRLQDAGVIDDALRLRVATRLSGQDRVLQAGEYRFPAQVTPAAALAMIEAGDRILHRITVPEGHTIREVWALLEQDNRLDGDMPPMPPEGGVLPETYFFERGEQRAAVAKRMEAAMRQALEEIWAERQEDLPFDTLEEAVTLASIVEKETAVASEYTTVAGVYVNRLRLGMPLQADPTVIYALTKGQSELGRALTRKDLQVDDDYNTYQRKGLPPGPIALPGRGALEAAVRPAETDYIYFVADGSGGHAFARTLTEHNANVRNWRRVQRAAD